One stretch of Thermanaerosceptrum fracticalcis DNA includes these proteins:
- a CDS encoding aminotransferase class I/II-fold pyridoxal phosphate-dependent enzyme, whose amino-acid sequence MKQNRFNQNQTPLFTALMKYAKDGTIPFHVPGHKQGRGNRELQSILGETCLNIDLTCMEDLDNICNPVSVIKEAQALAAELYEADNAFFLVNGTTSGIQAMIMSVCEPGDKIIIPRNAHKSAIGGIIMSGAEPIYIEPEIDEYLGIAMGVKPETVAQALERHPDAKAVFIINPTYYGIASNLKAIVNIAHAYHVPVVVDEAHGAHLLFSDKLPLSAMQAGADLAASSTHKLGGSLTQSSILLHQGSLINPKKVKAVLNLTQTTSPSYILLASLDIARKQLAQHGREMVKRTYDLALWAREQISKIDGLYVMGTEVISEPGDFTLDPTKIVVNVRALGLSGYDVEKILRKQYRIQLELSDLFNIIALVSIGDDETTLGHLIKALEEIANSQKLKNVVKYFIPLPAIPEAVISPRQAFYSETKTLPLNEAEGEISAEMIMAYPPGIPIICPGERITQDIIDYVNVLRSEMAELQGTEDPEVKQIKVLNKRLVLIQNKDNIAEQVI is encoded by the coding sequence ATGAAACAAAACCGTTTTAACCAAAACCAAACACCTTTGTTTACGGCATTGATGAAATATGCCAAAGATGGTACAATTCCCTTTCATGTACCAGGTCATAAACAGGGAAGAGGCAATAGAGAACTCCAGTCCATCCTGGGAGAAACCTGTTTAAATATTGATTTGACCTGCATGGAAGATTTAGATAATATCTGCAATCCCGTCAGTGTCATCAAGGAGGCCCAGGCCCTGGCCGCCGAACTTTACGAGGCGGACAATGCTTTTTTCCTCGTAAATGGTACCACCAGCGGTATCCAGGCTATGATTATGAGTGTCTGCGAACCTGGTGATAAAATCATTATTCCCCGCAACGCCCACAAATCGGCAATCGGCGGCATCATTATGAGCGGGGCTGAACCCATTTATATTGAACCTGAGATAGATGAGTACCTGGGCATTGCCATGGGGGTAAAACCGGAAACGGTAGCCCAGGCTCTGGAAAGACACCCGGACGCTAAAGCTGTTTTTATAATTAATCCCACTTATTATGGTATTGCCTCCAACCTCAAGGCCATTGTCAATATAGCCCATGCTTATCATGTACCCGTGGTGGTAGATGAGGCCCATGGCGCCCATTTGTTATTCTCTGACAAGCTGCCCCTTTCCGCCATGCAGGCGGGGGCAGACCTTGCGGCCAGCAGTACACACAAACTGGGGGGTTCTTTGACCCAAAGTTCCATCTTGCTGCACCAGGGTTCGTTAATTAATCCTAAAAAGGTGAAAGCGGTGTTAAATCTTACCCAAACCACAAGCCCGTCCTATATCCTTTTAGCCTCTTTAGACATTGCCCGTAAACAGCTGGCCCAGCATGGCCGTGAAATGGTAAAAAGAACCTATGACCTGGCACTCTGGGCACGGGAACAAATCAGTAAAATTGACGGTCTTTATGTCATGGGGACAGAGGTAATCAGTGAACCTGGCGATTTCACCCTTGATCCTACGAAAATCGTGGTCAATGTACGCGCCCTCGGTTTATCCGGTTATGACGTAGAAAAAATCCTCCGCAAACAATACCGCATTCAATTAGAATTATCGGACCTGTTTAACATCATTGCACTGGTCAGTATAGGCGATGATGAAACCACCCTGGGACATTTGATTAAAGCCCTGGAGGAAATCGCCAACAGCCAGAAACTAAAGAATGTAGTAAAATACTTTATACCGTTACCTGCCATACCCGAAGCAGTTATTTCTCCCCGCCAGGCCTTTTACAGCGAAACCAAAACACTTCCCCTCAATGAGGCGGAAGGAGAGATCAGTGCCGAAATGATTATGGCTTATCCGCCGGGGATTCCCATCATCTGCCCGGGGGAAAGAATCACCCAGGATATCATTGATTATGTCAACGTTCTCAGGAGTGAAATGGCGGAACTGCAAGGTACGGAAGATCCAGAAGTTAAGCAAATCAAGGTCCTTAATAAACGGCTTGTGCTCATCCAAAACAAAGATAATATTGCTGAACAGGTAATTTAA
- a CDS encoding L,D-transpeptidase family protein, with amino-acid sequence MLIGLWVIFPCSLSYAVPDKHHQETCCTEEFNDILQADPFNSSSVVEEVQKALLMTGFYFGEITGKYDEMTVNAVKAFQKEMGLAVDGIVRYHVWLKLAGEAEKVMARKPLLPPPAGEVSIVIDTFKRRLVVLNNGIPYAQFPIAIGKAETPSPIGNWKVTSKAVNWGTGFGTRWMGLNVPWGVYGIHGTNKPWSIGSMASHGCFRMWNKDVETIYPWIKYGTSVTVVGNPFGYMSGGLKRLNQGDSGSDVWFIQEKLWRRGFYQGKPDGRYGYGTVKAVMEFQKSHGLPATGQVGYKEYELLGIKY; translated from the coding sequence GTGTTGATAGGTCTTTGGGTTATTTTCCCTTGTTCCTTAAGTTATGCCGTGCCAGACAAACATCATCAGGAAACCTGTTGTACGGAGGAGTTCAACGATATTTTACAGGCTGATCCATTTAATAGCAGCTCTGTGGTAGAAGAAGTCCAGAAAGCCCTGCTGATGACCGGCTTCTATTTCGGTGAAATCACAGGGAAATATGATGAGATGACTGTTAATGCGGTCAAAGCATTTCAGAAAGAAATGGGTCTTGCTGTAGATGGCATAGTAAGATACCATGTCTGGTTGAAGCTGGCCGGTGAAGCGGAAAAAGTGATGGCCAGGAAACCACTGCTACCCCCTCCCGCAGGTGAAGTCTCCATTGTTATTGATACATTTAAACGGAGATTGGTTGTTTTAAACAATGGGATACCCTATGCCCAGTTCCCTATCGCCATTGGTAAAGCGGAGACACCCTCCCCTATCGGAAATTGGAAAGTAACCAGTAAGGCGGTTAACTGGGGCACGGGTTTTGGTACAAGATGGATGGGTCTTAATGTGCCCTGGGGGGTTTACGGTATACACGGAACCAACAAACCGTGGAGTATCGGCTCCATGGCCAGCCATGGCTGTTTTCGCATGTGGAATAAAGATGTAGAAACAATTTATCCCTGGATTAAATATGGCACAAGTGTAACAGTGGTTGGTAATCCTTTTGGGTATATGTCCGGCGGTCTGAAAAGACTGAACCAGGGTGACAGCGGTTCCGATGTATGGTTTATCCAGGAGAAATTATGGCGGCGCGGCTTTTACCAGGGCAAACCAGACGGAAGATACGGTTATGGTACGGTAAAAGCGGTCATGGAGTTTCAGAAAAGCCATGGTTTGCCGGCAACGGGACAAGTTGGTTATAAGGAATATGAACTCCTGGGCATAAAATATTAA
- the mutS gene encoding DNA mismatch repair protein MutS, which yields MLGNTPMMKQYQTIKQELPDTILFYRLGDFYEMFGPDAELASRELNITLTGRDAGLKERIPMCGVPCHAAESYVAKLIQKGFKVAICEQVEDPKEAKGIVRREVVRIITPGTALDNLSLTVPASNYLASITGNEAGLGLAVCETSTGDFWVSQFTGTDQLKTLKDELTRLKPAEVLVPAGAAFNPVHLFANQEKPLLTYYDPKAFAYHLAHKTLREHFPPDSLRTFAGSDYAPAVCAAGAILQYLTETQKAPPRQIKELKYVSLQNYMTLDATTFRNLEITRTIRFHDKKGSLLDIIDKTKTSLGSRLLQRWLERPLLDLKVLEERLSAVEALSQDWAKRQAIRSALAEVYDLERLLTRILYGRANPKELLSFRQSLSVLPQLKNILHSFAGSHLLNTLLKSFDTLEDVYALLEKALEENPPYNLKEGGVIKSGYNPTIDQLREVSTNGKEWIARLETEEKEKTGIKSLKVGFNKVFGYYFEVTKANLASVPGYFQRKQTLANGERYITEELKNLENQVLGAEERLLALEEECYHNLLKEIGNSAGRIQNTAEILAHIDALQSLAEVAVQNGYGRPLLLEKEKNHLEFEELRHPVVEKVLKDTLYIPNNLHMPEAVNLYIITGPNMGGKSTYCRSVALAVILGQIGSFVPAKKAVFSLRDRVFARVGASDDLSSGQSTFMVEMNEVANILSHATRHSLVILDEVGRGTSTYDGLSMAWAVSEHLVQKVAAKTLFATHYHELTQLANMEPSVHNLSVAVRERGEEIIFLHQIMPGAADKSYGIQVGRLAGLPDSVIQRAKQILKLLEHDNFNRQILEQENTLSQDDPLPQPELSPMEREVLDTLVKTNVLNLTPLEALNYLYQLQQKLNKEQRNIAAK from the coding sequence ATGTTAGGCAATACACCCATGATGAAACAATATCAGACCATTAAACAAGAGCTGCCGGATACTATACTTTTTTACCGTTTAGGCGATTTTTATGAGATGTTTGGTCCCGATGCGGAACTGGCTTCCCGGGAATTAAATATAACCCTTACGGGCCGGGATGCCGGCCTCAAGGAGCGCATCCCCATGTGCGGCGTACCCTGTCACGCCGCCGAAAGCTATGTGGCCAAGCTCATTCAGAAAGGTTTTAAAGTAGCGATTTGTGAACAGGTAGAAGACCCTAAAGAAGCTAAAGGAATTGTCAGGCGTGAGGTTGTGCGCATTATTACCCCCGGTACAGCCCTGGACAATCTTTCCTTAACAGTACCTGCCAGCAACTATTTAGCCAGCATTACCGGGAATGAGGCAGGTTTGGGACTGGCTGTTTGCGAAACATCAACGGGTGACTTTTGGGTTAGCCAGTTCACGGGAACTGATCAGTTAAAAACCCTCAAGGATGAGTTAACCCGTCTTAAACCGGCGGAAGTCCTGGTGCCCGCCGGGGCAGCTTTTAACCCGGTGCATCTCTTTGCCAATCAGGAAAAGCCCTTACTTACATACTATGACCCCAAAGCCTTTGCATACCATCTGGCCCATAAAACATTAAGAGAACATTTTCCCCCGGATTCCCTTCGTACTTTTGCAGGCAGCGATTATGCACCGGCTGTCTGTGCGGCAGGGGCCATCCTCCAGTATCTAACTGAAACACAAAAAGCCCCCCCTCGCCAAATTAAGGAGCTAAAATATGTCAGCCTGCAAAATTACATGACCCTGGATGCCACTACCTTTCGCAATCTGGAAATCACCCGTACCATCCGCTTCCATGACAAAAAAGGAAGTCTCCTGGATATTATCGACAAAACCAAGACCTCATTGGGTTCACGTCTCCTGCAGCGTTGGCTGGAACGGCCGCTCTTAGACCTGAAAGTCCTGGAAGAAAGGCTTAGCGCAGTAGAAGCCTTGAGCCAAGACTGGGCGAAGAGACAAGCTATCCGTTCCGCTCTCGCTGAAGTATATGATTTGGAAAGATTGCTCACACGCATTCTCTACGGGAGAGCCAATCCCAAAGAATTACTCTCTTTCAGGCAGTCATTGTCCGTCCTGCCCCAGCTTAAAAATATTCTCCACTCCTTTGCAGGGTCCCATCTGCTCAATACTTTGCTGAAATCTTTTGACACCCTGGAAGATGTTTATGCTTTACTGGAGAAAGCCCTGGAGGAGAACCCGCCTTACAACCTGAAAGAGGGGGGCGTTATTAAATCCGGTTACAATCCTACCATTGACCAGCTTAGAGAAGTCAGTACCAATGGTAAAGAATGGATTGCCCGTTTAGAAACGGAAGAAAAAGAAAAAACAGGGATAAAATCTTTAAAAGTGGGGTTCAATAAAGTATTCGGTTACTATTTTGAAGTCACCAAAGCCAATTTAGCCTCCGTCCCCGGCTATTTTCAGCGCAAGCAGACTTTGGCCAACGGCGAAAGATATATTACCGAAGAACTAAAAAACCTGGAAAACCAGGTGCTGGGTGCAGAAGAAAGACTTTTAGCCCTGGAAGAGGAGTGTTATCATAATCTCTTAAAGGAGATTGGTAATTCGGCAGGCAGGATTCAAAATACGGCAGAAATCCTGGCCCACATCGATGCTTTACAATCCCTGGCCGAGGTTGCCGTACAGAACGGTTATGGGCGGCCCCTTCTCCTGGAAAAAGAAAAAAATCACCTGGAATTCGAGGAACTGCGCCATCCCGTTGTGGAAAAAGTACTAAAAGATACGCTGTATATTCCCAACAACCTGCACATGCCGGAAGCCGTAAATCTCTATATTATCACCGGACCTAATATGGGTGGAAAAAGCACTTATTGCCGCAGTGTGGCCTTAGCCGTTATTTTAGGTCAAATTGGCAGTTTCGTACCTGCTAAAAAGGCCGTATTCTCTTTACGGGACAGGGTCTTTGCCCGGGTAGGAGCCAGTGATGACCTGAGCAGCGGTCAAAGTACCTTTATGGTAGAAATGAATGAAGTGGCCAATATCCTGAGCCACGCTACCCGGCATAGCCTGGTCATCCTGGACGAAGTGGGCCGGGGAACCAGTACCTATGACGGGCTCAGCATGGCCTGGGCCGTCAGCGAACACCTGGTGCAAAAGGTTGCCGCCAAAACTCTATTTGCCACCCATTACCATGAACTTACCCAGTTAGCCAATATGGAGCCCTCGGTCCACAATCTCTCCGTAGCCGTCAGAGAACGGGGAGAAGAGATTATTTTCCTGCACCAGATCATGCCGGGAGCAGCCGATAAAAGCTATGGCATCCAGGTGGGCCGTTTGGCGGGCCTGCCCGATTCCGTGATCCAACGGGCCAAACAAATTTTAAAACTCCTGGAACATGACAACTTTAACAGGCAAATACTCGAGCAAGAGAATACTCTTTCCCAGGATGATCCCCTACCCCAACCTGAGTTGTCTCCAATGGAAAGGGAAGTGCTGGATACTCTTGTAAAGACTAATGTACTGAATTTAACGCCACTGGAAGCTTTAAACTATCTCTACCAGTTACAGCAGAAACTCAACAAGGAACAAAGAAACATAGCGGCCAAATAA
- the miaB gene encoding tRNA (N6-isopentenyl adenosine(37)-C2)-methylthiotransferase MiaB codes for MKYHLVTFGCQANERDSETIAGLLREIGYERVEEPTQADLILFNTCCVREKAENKVLSRIGELKDLKSQNPHLIIGICGCMVQQEKIVEKIRRRAPHVDLIFGTHNIHELPELVQSIKNLRVPQVHILPDREEIVEGLPSHREFPFKALVNITYGCNNFCTYCIVPYVRGREKSRLPEHILKEISAMSEDGVLEVMLLGQNVNSYGKDLTPPTTFAELLQQVNAIPGLARIRYMTSHPRDFSDELISTIAGLNKVSRHFHLPVQAGSNDILRKMNRGYTREEYLTLVRKIKNTFPEASITTDIIVGFPGESEEDFEDTLKLVEEVRFDSAFTFIYSPRTGTPAAKMPEQIAESVKKSRLQRLMKLQNRISLEINQQLKGKVMEVLVEGESKTSPEMLTGRTDTNKTVIFPGPLSLTGKLVPVKITVPQTWILKGELVEVI; via the coding sequence ATGAAATATCATCTTGTCACTTTTGGCTGTCAGGCTAATGAAAGAGATTCTGAAACTATTGCCGGCCTTCTAAGAGAAATTGGTTATGAAAGGGTGGAGGAACCTACCCAGGCGGACCTCATCCTTTTTAATACCTGCTGCGTCAGGGAAAAAGCGGAAAACAAAGTATTAAGCCGTATTGGTGAATTGAAGGACTTAAAGTCCCAAAATCCCCATTTAATCATTGGTATTTGCGGCTGTATGGTGCAGCAAGAAAAAATAGTGGAAAAAATCCGCCGGCGGGCCCCTCACGTTGATCTTATTTTTGGTACCCATAACATTCATGAACTGCCGGAATTGGTGCAAAGCATCAAGAATTTGCGAGTTCCCCAGGTCCATATCCTCCCTGACCGGGAAGAAATAGTGGAAGGCTTGCCCAGTCACAGAGAATTCCCTTTTAAAGCTTTAGTGAATATTACCTATGGTTGTAATAATTTTTGTACTTACTGTATTGTTCCCTATGTCAGGGGTAGGGAAAAAAGCCGTTTGCCCGAGCATATCCTTAAAGAGATTAGTGCGATGAGCGAGGACGGGGTTCTAGAAGTCATGCTCCTGGGTCAAAACGTTAACTCCTATGGTAAGGACTTGACTCCGCCTACCACTTTTGCCGAATTACTACAACAGGTCAATGCCATACCCGGACTGGCCAGGATTCGCTATATGACCTCACATCCCCGGGATTTTAGTGATGAATTGATTTCGACTATTGCCGGGTTAAATAAGGTATCCCGTCATTTTCATTTACCCGTACAGGCAGGTAGTAATGACATACTCCGCAAGATGAACAGAGGATATACGAGAGAAGAATATTTAACCTTGGTCAGGAAAATTAAAAATACTTTCCCCGAGGCCAGTATTACCACCGATATAATCGTTGGTTTTCCCGGTGAATCGGAAGAGGATTTTGAGGATACCCTTAAGCTGGTGGAGGAAGTGCGTTTTGATTCAGCCTTTACTTTTATCTACTCTCCCCGCACGGGGACACCGGCCGCCAAAATGCCGGAACAAATTGCGGAAAGCGTGAAAAAATCACGTTTACAGCGGCTGATGAAATTACAAAACCGCATCAGCTTAGAGATAAACCAGCAGTTAAAAGGTAAAGTGATGGAGGTTTTAGTAGAAGGAGAAAGCAAGACCTCCCCGGAGATGCTGACCGGGAGAACAGATACAAATAAAACCGTTATTTTTCCCGGTCCCTTAAGCCTCACGGGAAAATTAGTCCCCGTAAAAATAACAGTTCCCCAAACCTGGATTCTCAAAGGGGAATTAGTTGAGGTAATTTAA
- a CDS encoding histone deacetylase, whose protein sequence is MEKTGLIFFPAFDWAISPTHPEREERLLYTRDQIFEEGIIDHPKIIEYKPRLAEEIDIQRVHFCVPDIKSQTTTAHLISAGSTLKLADALMSGEIHNGFALVRPPGHHAMRVVHGNRGFCNINNEAILVGYLRTKYKIKKVAIVDTDVHHGDGTQDIFYHDPDVLFISFHQDGRTLYPGSGFVEEAGGPGAYLTTINIPLPPGTGDKGLLKVWREIIKPALEAFQPEIIINSAGQDNHFTDPLANMKVSAQGYAQLTAELKPHLAVLEGGYAIETALPYVNLGILLALAQEDFSWVKEPGCHSGQLAQSQEVDRYVDKIIQYWQSKLAGKRPDKEQLFGPDKKYVRQRSIYYDTDQIHEHQTETVEYCPDCPGLYTVSSQAAKHSGKNYKIWGLSIPYNACPSCVQKGYDLWEKPGSLPGYHFLYLQDKSRDVYLTGK, encoded by the coding sequence ATGGAGAAAACAGGTCTGATATTTTTCCCGGCCTTTGACTGGGCTATTTCCCCCACCCACCCGGAAAGAGAAGAGCGTCTCCTTTATACCAGAGACCAAATTTTTGAGGAAGGCATCATTGATCATCCCAAAATTATAGAATACAAACCCCGCCTGGCCGAAGAAATCGATATTCAAAGAGTCCATTTCTGCGTACCCGATATAAAGAGCCAAACCACTACGGCTCACCTGATTTCTGCCGGCAGCACCCTTAAATTAGCCGATGCCTTGATGAGCGGAGAAATCCATAACGGCTTTGCCCTGGTGCGGCCGCCTGGTCATCATGCCATGCGTGTGGTTCACGGCAACCGCGGCTTTTGCAATATTAATAACGAGGCCATTCTCGTTGGATATCTGCGCACGAAATACAAAATAAAGAAGGTAGCCATCGTTGATACTGATGTTCACCACGGCGATGGGACCCAGGACATCTTCTACCATGACCCCGATGTTCTGTTTATCTCTTTTCACCAGGACGGCAGGACACTTTATCCCGGTTCCGGTTTTGTGGAAGAAGCCGGGGGGCCGGGGGCTTATCTCACAACCATCAATATCCCCTTACCGCCCGGTACAGGTGACAAAGGTCTTTTAAAAGTATGGCGGGAAATTATCAAACCGGCCCTGGAGGCTTTTCAGCCGGAAATCATCATCAACTCGGCCGGGCAGGACAACCATTTTACTGACCCTTTAGCCAATATGAAAGTGAGCGCCCAGGGTTATGCCCAGCTCACGGCAGAACTTAAGCCCCATCTGGCTGTGCTGGAAGGCGGTTATGCCATAGAAACGGCCCTTCCCTACGTTAATCTGGGCATTCTTTTGGCCCTGGCCCAGGAAGATTTCAGCTGGGTGAAAGAACCGGGCTGTCATTCCGGCCAATTAGCACAATCCCAGGAAGTTGACCGCTATGTAGATAAGATTATTCAATACTGGCAAAGTAAGCTGGCCGGGAAGAGACCTGATAAAGAGCAACTGTTTGGACCTGACAAAAAATACGTAAGACAGCGCAGCATTTATTATGACACGGACCAGATCCATGAACACCAAACAGAGACGGTAGAATACTGCCCCGACTGCCCTGGACTTTACACAGTTTCCTCCCAGGCGGCCAAGCATTCAGGTAAAAACTATAAAATCTGGGGCTTATCTATTCCTTACAATGCCTGCCCGTCCTGCGTGCAAAAAGGGTATGACCTGTGGGAAAAACCAGGGAGTCTTCCCGGTTATCATTTCCTTTATCTACAGGATAAATCCAGAGACGTATATCTTACCGGAAAATAG
- a CDS encoding hydantoinase/oxoprolinase family protein, translating into MLIGIDVGGTFTDGVLLDNFTVKEWVKVRTKEDLTRSIQEVLNHLLEHTAQKTIERLVLSTTLITNLLAQKKYEPAGLLLLPGPGANPYHLSLPGEFVVLKGAIDYRGRIIEPIDLKEVEEAAGYLLSRGLKRIVVTCKFSQRNNTLEKQVVRHLQHKYPDLKVKASFETSGLLNWVRRINATYYTLAVEEACHHFLSHISHTLERIGLKSPVYIMKADGGTIPLDLSRKYPLEAIFSGPAASTLGGMACTSPDITSVVMDMGGTTTDLALVLKGTPLLSSKGATIGGFPTPVRALAVASLPIGGDTPLVENNRQLAFGQRKGPALCLGGPELTLTDILVYLGYSSLGQKETIAPFLHDLANRLELSPRETAERALDLLISLLEEALTQMYTTWEEEPAYRVWQVMAEKSARPRTLICLGGPAEGIGQLWAKKREWQVIVPTYAKIANAIGAALACTTLNLDFVADTENLVFYTSIGGKQGTLEHPLRTLDEARAFALSLLKEMKGDWQNHELERVETLYEEGFNIVREWRTRGKIYQIGLQTPPGILGKVKGA; encoded by the coding sequence ATGCTCATAGGTATCGACGTGGGCGGTACTTTTACGGATGGTGTCTTACTGGACAACTTCACAGTGAAAGAATGGGTAAAGGTTAGAACGAAAGAAGATTTAACCCGCTCCATCCAGGAAGTGTTAAATCATTTGCTGGAGCATACCGCTCAGAAGACAATAGAACGCCTGGTCCTAAGCACTACCCTGATCACTAATCTTCTGGCGCAGAAAAAATATGAACCTGCAGGTCTACTGCTTCTCCCCGGGCCGGGCGCCAACCCCTACCACCTGTCCCTGCCGGGTGAATTTGTGGTCCTTAAAGGTGCCATCGATTACCGGGGCCGGATCATTGAACCTATAGATCTGAAAGAAGTAGAGGAAGCCGCCGGCTACCTGCTCTCCAGGGGTTTAAAGAGGATAGTAGTGACCTGTAAATTCAGCCAGCGGAATAACACCCTGGAAAAACAAGTTGTTCGGCATTTACAGCATAAATATCCTGACTTAAAGGTGAAAGCAAGTTTCGAAACCAGCGGCCTCTTAAACTGGGTGCGCCGCATCAATGCCACCTATTATACCCTGGCTGTGGAAGAGGCCTGTCATCATTTTCTCAGCCACATCTCCCATACCCTGGAACGAATAGGGTTAAAAAGTCCGGTCTACATCATGAAAGCTGACGGGGGCACCATACCTCTGGACCTCTCCCGCAAATATCCCTTAGAAGCTATTTTCTCAGGCCCTGCCGCCAGTACCTTAGGGGGCATGGCCTGCACTTCCCCGGACATCACCAGTGTGGTGATGGACATGGGGGGAACCACCACGGACCTGGCTCTTGTTCTCAAAGGAACTCCTTTGCTTTCCTCAAAAGGAGCCACCATCGGTGGTTTTCCCACTCCTGTGCGTGCTCTGGCCGTGGCTTCTCTTCCTATTGGCGGAGATACCCCTCTAGTTGAAAACAACCGGCAGCTGGCTTTTGGCCAAAGAAAAGGACCTGCCCTTTGTTTGGGCGGGCCTGAACTGACGCTAACGGATATTTTGGTATATCTGGGCTACAGCTCTTTAGGCCAAAAAGAAACCATCGCACCATTTCTTCATGACTTAGCAAACCGTTTGGAGCTTTCACCCCGGGAAACGGCGGAAAGAGCCCTGGACCTCCTGATTTCACTGCTGGAAGAAGCATTAACACAGATGTATACAACCTGGGAAGAAGAACCGGCCTATAGAGTGTGGCAGGTGATGGCCGAAAAAAGCGCCAGGCCCCGTACTCTAATTTGCCTGGGCGGCCCTGCCGAAGGCATAGGGCAGTTATGGGCAAAAAAGAGAGAGTGGCAAGTAATTGTCCCCACCTATGCCAAAATCGCCAACGCCATAGGCGCGGCTTTGGCCTGTACCACCTTAAACCTGGACTTTGTAGCGGATACGGAAAACCTGGTTTTTTATACCAGTATAGGGGGAAAACAAGGGACGCTGGAACATCCCTTACGTACTTTGGACGAAGCCAGAGCATTTGCCTTAAGCTTGCTGAAAGAAATGAAAGGGGACTGGCAAAACCATGAGCTGGAGCGGGTGGAGACCCTCTATGAGGAAGGGTTTAATATTGTCCGGGAGTGGCGGACAAGAGGGAAAATATATCAGATAGGGCTGCAAACTCCTCCCGGTATCCTGGGAAAGGTAAAGGGGGCATAG
- a CDS encoding patatin-like phospholipase family protein yields MTLGLVLSGGGVRGAAHIGVLKALHEAKIKPAMVSGTSAGSIVAGLYAYGYSPEEIKICAKEISSRYFDIDYSGILASLVNLFFHGTPTISGLIKGDHLEYLFNKFTKGAYLKDAKIPLAITAVDINNAHIVTFCSHPLRTLLTNDYVYLYNYRFSEAIRASIAIPGIFKPKIINNMRLVDGGIRDNLPVDIIRLMGAKKVIAVNLGYSGTPVPGVDNIIEIALQSIDLMIYQITRPSLATADIIISPEIENVKHKDLSKIDYIVDCGYKATQEAMPRIKQMLLNYY; encoded by the coding sequence ATGACACTGGGATTAGTACTTTCCGGAGGAGGCGTGAGGGGAGCAGCCCACATCGGCGTGCTTAAAGCTCTCCACGAAGCCAAAATCAAACCGGCTATGGTTTCCGGCACCAGTGCCGGTTCAATTGTAGCAGGACTATATGCCTATGGTTATTCCCCCGAGGAAATAAAAATATGTGCCAAGGAGATTTCTTCCCGCTATTTTGACATAGATTACTCGGGCATCCTTGCTTCTTTGGTTAATCTATTTTTCCACGGTACCCCGACCATCAGTGGTTTAATCAAGGGGGATCATTTAGAATATCTCTTCAATAAGTTCACCAAAGGCGCCTATCTGAAAGATGCCAAGATTCCCTTGGCCATTACGGCCGTAGATATTAACAACGCCCATATTGTTACGTTCTGTTCCCATCCCCTGCGCACTTTGCTCACAAACGACTACGTCTACCTCTATAATTATCGGTTTTCCGAAGCCATCCGCGCCAGTATCGCCATTCCGGGCATTTTTAAACCGAAAATAATCAACAACATGCGACTGGTGGATGGGGGTATCCGGGATAATCTGCCGGTGGATATTATCCGCCTGATGGGGGCAAAGAAAGTAATCGCCGTTAATTTAGGTTACAGTGGTACTCCTGTACCGGGTGTAGATAATATTATTGAAATAGCCCTTCAATCCATCGACTTGATGATTTACCAGATCACCAGGCCCAGTTTAGCCACGGCCGACATTATCATTTCTCCGGAAATCGAAAACGTAAAACACAAAGATCTTTCCAAAATTGACTATATTGTCGACTGCGGTTACAAGGCTACCCAAGAGGCTATGCCGCGGATCAAACAAATGTTGCTAAATTATTACTAA